From Hippea alviniae EP5-r, one genomic window encodes:
- the galE gene encoding UDP-glucose 4-epimerase GalE → MTNNQSILITGGAGYIGSHVVKLLLENSNSDITVIDNLSTGFKSTIDELKKIRDFDFIYADLSNWDEIKGVFKAKQFDAIIHFAASIIVPESVKEPLKYYLNNTANTTNLVKLAVEYKVKKFIFSSTAAVYGEPTIKEIGDGIDENFKTEPINPYGQSKLFSERIIQDTAKANPDFKYVIFRYFNVAGASPDLTIGQKTKNATHLIKVAAETTVGKRDKMFIFGDDYPTKDGTGVRDYIHVMDLADAHIKGLEYLEKNESDIFNVGYGKGASVKEVIETMKKVTGIDFKVETAQRRLGDPAILIAKNDKIINKMGWKPKYDSLETICKTAYEWEKRFNEQAE, encoded by the coding sequence TTGACAAATAACCAATCTATCCTAATCACAGGCGGTGCTGGTTATATCGGCAGCCATGTTGTTAAGCTTTTACTTGAGAACAGCAACAGTGATATCACCGTTATTGACAACCTATCGACTGGATTTAAGTCAACAATTGACGAGCTAAAAAAGATTAGAGATTTTGATTTTATTTATGCCGATTTAAGCAACTGGGATGAGATAAAAGGTGTTTTTAAAGCAAAGCAGTTTGATGCGATAATTCACTTTGCAGCAAGTATAATAGTGCCAGAAAGCGTCAAAGAACCGCTGAAATATTACCTAAACAACACGGCAAATACAACAAATCTTGTCAAACTGGCAGTAGAATACAAAGTAAAAAAGTTTATCTTCTCATCAACAGCTGCAGTGTATGGTGAACCAACTATTAAGGAAATAGGTGATGGAATAGATGAGAATTTTAAAACAGAGCCAATAAATCCCTATGGACAAAGCAAGCTGTTTAGTGAAAGGATTATTCAAGATACAGCCAAAGCAAACCCAGATTTTAAATATGTAATTTTTAGATACTTCAATGTTGCAGGAGCAAGTCCTGATTTAACAATAGGGCAAAAAACAAAAAATGCGACGCATTTGATTAAGGTTGCAGCAGAGACAACCGTTGGTAAAAGAGATAAAATGTTCATTTTCGGTGATGATTATCCGACAAAAGATGGAACGGGTGTAAGGGATTACATTCATGTAATGGACTTGGCGGATGCTCACATCAAAGGGCTTGAGTATTTAGAGAAAAACGAAAGCGACATATTCAATGTGGGATACGGCAAGGGTGCAAGTGTAAAGGAAGTAATCGAGACAATGAAAAAAGTAACGGGCATAGATTTCAAAGTCGAAACAGCACAAAGAAGATTGGGAGACCCAGCAATACTAATTGCAAAAAACGATAAAATAATAAACAAGATGGGATGGAAGCCTAAATATGACAGCCTTGAGACAATCTGCAAAACTGCGTATGAGTGGGAGAAAAGGTTTAATGAACAGGCTGAGTAA
- a CDS encoding TldD/PmbA family protein codes for MYEDAFGLLKNSNSDFFDIYIEDSFVRLIEAKNKKIENIKVGRDSGVGVRLVKGLSTLYSSSNDTTEENIYNMAKFLVDVANLKEGSFVVSETGLQMIDSYNDYKPPIEKIKEIYDTVCQVAYKKEEVKQVSMTFSDRLKEIQILNETGNLLKEKRIYTVLFFEITAKKNDIVQTIRKPYGVLGGFEYFEKFDFSKIAEELTEKLVELLDSPALKPEKMTVVLSSEAGGTMIHEAVGHGLEADLVYESMSVYKDRLNQKVANEKITVVDDATKPKMRGSFYYDDEGTKSENTVLIENGILKNYMFDKMYAKVADKSSTGNSRRESYRYPPIVRMSNTYILPGEDNPDDIVASVDKGLLVKRMGGGQVNPITGDFVFEVAEGYLIEKGKIKHMVRGATLIGNGPKVLEEIDMVGNDFGVEVGTCGKSGQGVPVTDGEPTVRIPSIMVGGSSL; via the coding sequence ATGTATGAAGATGCTTTTGGTTTGCTGAAAAATAGCAATTCTGACTTTTTTGACATATATATTGAAGACTCTTTTGTTCGCTTAATAGAAGCCAAAAACAAAAAGATAGAGAATATTAAGGTTGGCAGAGATAGTGGTGTTGGCGTAAGGCTCGTTAAGGGCTTGAGCACGCTTTACTCATCATCCAACGATACGACAGAAGAGAATATCTATAATATGGCAAAATTCCTTGTCGATGTTGCAAATCTAAAAGAAGGTAGTTTTGTTGTATCCGAAACAGGTTTACAGATGATTGATTCTTATAACGATTACAAGCCGCCGATTGAAAAGATTAAAGAGATTTACGATACAGTATGCCAAGTTGCGTATAAAAAAGAAGAGGTAAAACAGGTCAGTATGACATTTTCCGATAGACTTAAAGAGATTCAGATTTTAAACGAAACGGGTAATCTTTTGAAGGAAAAACGTATATACACAGTTCTGTTTTTTGAGATTACAGCTAAAAAAAATGATATAGTTCAGACAATAAGAAAGCCTTACGGTGTGCTTGGTGGGTTTGAATACTTTGAAAAATTTGATTTTTCAAAGATTGCCGAAGAGTTGACAGAAAAGCTCGTTGAGTTGCTTGACTCTCCAGCGCTGAAACCAGAAAAGATGACGGTTGTTCTGTCTTCTGAAGCTGGCGGGACGATGATTCATGAAGCTGTGGGTCATGGACTTGAAGCCGACCTGGTTTATGAGTCGATGAGTGTTTATAAAGATAGGTTGAATCAGAAGGTGGCAAACGAAAAGATTACCGTTGTTGATGATGCGACAAAACCAAAAATGCGCGGTTCGTTCTATTACGATGACGAAGGCACAAAGTCTGAAAACACAGTTTTGATAGAAAATGGAATTTTGAAGAACTATATGTTTGATAAGATGTATGCAAAGGTTGCAGATAAATCATCAACAGGTAATTCAAGAAGAGAATCCTATCGCTATCCACCGATAGTTAGAATGTCGAATACCTATATTCTGCCCGGCGAAGACAACCCAGACGATATAGTTGCATCTGTTGATAAAGGCTTGCTTGTTAAAAGGATGGGTGGTGGGCAGGTTAATCCGATAACGGGCGATTTTGTCTTTGAAGTTGCCGAAGGATACCTGATAGAAAAGGGTAAAATCAAGCACATGGTCAGAGGGGCAACGCTCATTGGCAATGGCCCTAAGGTGCTTGAAGAGATAGATATGGTTGGCAACGATTTTGGCGTTGAAGTTGGAACATGTGGCAAATCCGGTCAGGGCGTGCCTGTGACAGACGGTGAGCCTACAGTCAGAATCCCATCCATAATGGTGGGAGGGAGCAGCCTATAA
- the truA gene encoding tRNA pseudouridine(38-40) synthase TruA, translated as MHNGGREQPIKAAAIVAYDGTNYAGFQIQPNDRTVQGEIERALSVIFKQEIRINYAGRTDSRVHAFGQVIDFSLPFFIDNESLKKALNSLLDKDIRILKVFSVSDDFHSRYLAKAREYLYFIFTGEVLPPFLRNYVWHRRDVNVEKIRQMTHLFVGRRDFRFVANEPNDKNCVREVHFFRVKRIRNFVVFHVRANAFLRGMVRNMVGLSVFFSSNDLQKDSAGNIIFEDVPYFKAPANGLFLRRVIY; from the coding sequence ATCCATAATGGTGGGAGGGAGCAGCCTATAAAAGCAGCAGCCATTGTTGCATACGACGGCACAAATTATGCAGGTTTTCAAATTCAGCCAAACGATAGAACCGTTCAGGGCGAAATAGAGAGAGCCCTTTCTGTTATCTTTAAACAGGAGATAAGAATAAACTATGCTGGCAGGACAGACAGCAGAGTCCATGCCTTTGGCCAAGTTATAGACTTTAGCCTGCCGTTTTTTATAGATAACGAGTCGCTAAAAAAAGCCTTGAATTCCCTGCTTGATAAAGACATACGCATATTGAAAGTATTTTCTGTTTCTGATGATTTTCATTCAAGATACTTAGCTAAAGCACGAGAGTATCTCTATTTTATCTTTACGGGTGAAGTTTTGCCGCCCTTTTTGAGAAATTATGTTTGGCATAGAAGGGATGTAAATGTTGAAAAGATTAGGCAGATGACCCACCTGTTTGTTGGCAGAAGGGATTTTAGGTTTGTTGCAAATGAACCAAATGATAAGAATTGTGTAAGAGAAGTGCATTTTTTTAGGGTAAAAAGGATTAGGAATTTTGTTGTTTTTCATGTTAGAGCTAATGCATTTTTGCGCGGAATGGTTAGGAATATGGTCGGTTTGAGTGTATTTTTCTCTTCAAACGACTTGCAAAAGGATAGTGCTGGTAATATAATTTTTGAAGATGTGCCGTATTTTAAGGCACCAGCTAACGGGCTATTTTTAAGAAGGGTTATCTATTGA
- a CDS encoding nucleotidyltransferase domain-containing protein, whose amino-acid sequence MFILWKMEGIRLSKKEIEAIVKTAKEIFGKNVKVYLFGSRTDPNKKGGDIDIFLETDMAESLALQKKIQFKIKLQEIIGEQSIDVIIPSLSNKNIVNEAKRTGVLLNEQ is encoded by the coding sequence ATGTTTATATTATGGAAGATGGAAGGCATAAGGTTATCCAAAAAAGAGATTGAAGCGATAGTTAAAACAGCTAAAGAGATATTCGGCAAAAATGTAAAGGTTTATCTCTTTGGCAGTAGAACAGACCCAAACAAAAAAGGTGGCGATATAGACATATTTTTAGAAACAGATATGGCGGAGTCGTTAGCGCTTCAGAAAAAGATACAGTTTAAAATCAAACTCCAAGAGATAATAGGCGAGCAGAGTATTGACGTCATCATACCTTCTTTAAGCAACAAAAACATAGTAAACGAAGCAAAAAGAACAGGTGTATTACTAAATGAACAGTAG
- the ppsA gene encoding phosphoenolpyruvate synthase, whose amino-acid sequence MKYVKWLDEIGADDVHIVGGKNASLGEMIKELKDEGVNVPYGFALTADSYWYLLDYNNLREKIGEVLRDLDTHDINSLREKTKAARDLIFNAELPADLYEEIKEAYKKLSEYYGEDESDVAVRSSATAEDLPDASFAGQQDTYLNVKGIDNVVHYVKSCYASIFTDRATSYRHDKGFDHFKVGLSICVQKMARSDLAASGVMFSIDTESGFDKVVVINASYGLGENIVAGKVNPDEFIVFKPTLEKGYKAIINKKLGSKLTKAVYDENGGIKDVETTEEERFKYSLSDDDVLTLARWAVKIENHYTKRNGRYTPMDIEWAKDGKTGQLFVVQARPETVQSRRNLSVLETYKLKERSKVLVEGIAVGSKIATGKVHVIDTPEEMDRFKDGEILVTDMTDPDWEPIMKKAAAIITNRGGRTCHAAIISRELGVPAIVGCGDATEKLQTGQEITISCAEGEIGYVYEGKLDYEVERIDLSKLEKPKTQIKMNLGNPAIAFQMAGIPNDGIGLARMEFIISSFIQVHPLALIHFDELEDKKAKEIIAELTKGYDDKPQYFIDKLAYGVAMLAASVYPNQILVRMSDFKTNEYANLIGGQEFEPEEENPMIGFRGASRYYSDAYREGFALECKAMKKVRDEFGLTNVALMIPFCRTPEEGVKVIEEMKKNGLVQGENGLEIYVMAEIPSNVICADEFAEIFDGFSIGSNDLTQLTLGIDRDSGLVAHLFDERHIAVKRMISMLIEKAHKHGKPVGICGQGPSDFPDFAEFLVEQGIDSMSLNPDSVMQTIVNIKKLEEKLGR is encoded by the coding sequence ATGAAGTATGTCAAGTGGCTTGACGAGATTGGTGCAGACGATGTGCACATTGTTGGCGGTAAAAATGCATCTTTGGGTGAGATGATTAAAGAGCTTAAGGATGAAGGCGTCAATGTTCCATACGGCTTTGCTTTGACTGCTGACTCTTATTGGTACTTACTTGACTATAACAACTTAAGAGAGAAGATTGGCGAAGTTTTAAGAGATTTAGATACTCATGATATTAACAGTTTGAGAGAGAAAACAAAAGCCGCAAGAGACCTTATTTTTAATGCAGAATTGCCAGCTGATTTGTACGAAGAGATAAAGGAAGCCTACAAAAAGTTGAGTGAGTATTATGGCGAAGATGAAAGTGATGTTGCTGTAAGAAGCTCAGCAACGGCGGAAGATTTACCTGACGCTTCGTTTGCAGGCCAGCAAGATACTTATCTAAATGTCAAAGGCATTGATAATGTCGTTCACTATGTGAAAAGCTGTTATGCATCAATCTTTACAGATAGAGCCACATCCTACAGGCATGATAAAGGTTTTGACCATTTCAAGGTTGGCTTGTCTATTTGTGTGCAGAAGATGGCAAGAAGTGATTTAGCCGCAAGTGGCGTTATGTTCTCAATAGATACAGAGAGTGGTTTTGACAAAGTTGTTGTTATAAATGCAAGTTACGGATTGGGTGAGAATATTGTTGCAGGCAAAGTGAATCCTGATGAGTTTATTGTATTCAAACCTACGCTTGAGAAAGGCTATAAAGCGATTATAAACAAAAAATTGGGTTCGAAGCTAACAAAAGCCGTATATGACGAAAACGGCGGCATAAAGGATGTTGAAACAACAGAAGAAGAGCGCTTTAAATACTCTTTGAGCGATGATGATGTTCTTACGCTTGCAAGGTGGGCTGTGAAGATAGAGAATCACTATACCAAAAGAAACGGCAGATATACGCCAATGGATATAGAATGGGCAAAGGACGGCAAAACAGGTCAACTTTTTGTCGTTCAAGCGAGACCAGAAACCGTCCAATCAAGAAGAAACTTAAGCGTCCTTGAAACTTACAAACTTAAAGAGAGAAGCAAAGTTCTTGTCGAAGGTATAGCCGTTGGAAGCAAGATAGCAACGGGCAAGGTTCATGTTATAGATACACCAGAAGAGATGGATAGATTTAAGGATGGTGAAATTCTTGTTACGGATATGACAGACCCTGATTGGGAACCAATAATGAAAAAAGCCGCAGCAATAATCACGAATAGAGGCGGAAGAACCTGTCATGCTGCGATTATATCAAGAGAGCTTGGTGTTCCTGCTATTGTTGGCTGTGGCGATGCGACGGAAAAATTACAGACAGGACAAGAGATTACCATTTCCTGTGCGGAAGGTGAGATAGGGTATGTTTACGAAGGAAAACTCGACTATGAAGTTGAAAGAATCGATTTATCAAAGCTTGAAAAGCCAAAAACTCAGATAAAGATGAATCTTGGTAATCCCGCAATAGCATTTCAGATGGCGGGTATTCCAAATGACGGTATAGGCCTGGCAAGAATGGAGTTTATAATAAGCTCTTTCATTCAGGTGCATCCTTTGGCTTTAATTCATTTTGACGAGCTTGAAGATAAAAAAGCAAAAGAGATAATTGCAGAGCTTACAAAAGGATACGACGACAAACCGCAGTATTTCATAGATAAACTCGCATACGGTGTTGCCATGCTTGCTGCAAGCGTTTATCCAAACCAGATACTCGTCAGAATGAGCGATTTTAAGACAAATGAGTATGCTAACCTTATAGGTGGGCAGGAGTTTGAACCAGAAGAAGAAAACCCAATGATAGGATTTAGAGGGGCTTCCAGATACTATTCAGACGCTTACAGAGAAGGTTTTGCTCTTGAGTGTAAGGCTATGAAGAAGGTTAGAGACGAATTCGGCCTAACTAATGTCGCTTTAATGATTCCGTTCTGCAGGACTCCGGAAGAAGGCGTTAAAGTAATCGAAGAGATGAAGAAAAACGGCCTTGTTCAGGGTGAGAATGGCCTTGAGATATATGTGATGGCTGAAATTCCAAGCAATGTAATATGTGCAGATGAGTTTGCTGAGATTTTTGACGGTTTCTCGATAGGTTCAAATGACTTAACGCAGTTGACACTTGGAATAGACAGAGACTCAGGACTTGTAGCTCACCTGTTTGATGAACGCCATATAGCGGTTAAAAGAATGATATCCATGTTGATAGAAAAAGCTCATAAACACGGCAAGCCTGTCGGTATCTGCGGACAGGGTCCATCTGATTTTCCTGATTTTGCCGAATTCTTGGTTGAGCAGGGTATTGACTCTATGAGCTTAAACCCTGACAGCGTCATGCAGACAATCGTGAATATTAAAAAGCTTGAAGAGAAGCTGGGAAGGTAA
- a CDS encoding nucleotidyltransferase domain-containing protein — protein sequence MLRLRDREIEIIKKKTKEIIGESEIIIFGSRTDPNKKGGDIDIYIKPKGKVSFSQKLRLKTILEDLLYKPVDILVASDSKREIEKEAEKGIRI from the coding sequence ATGTTAAGGCTAAGAGATAGAGAAATAGAAATAATAAAGAAAAAAACAAAAGAGATAATCGGAGAGAGTGAAATAATAATCTTTGGCAGTAGAACAGACCCAAACAAAAAAGGTGGCGATATAGACATCTACATAAAGCCGAAGGGTAAAGTAAGCTTCAGTCAAAAACTAAGACTAAAAACAATCCTTGAAGATTTACTTTACAAACCTGTAGATATATTGGTAGCATCAGATAGCAAAAGAGAAATAGAGAAGGAAGCCGAGAAAGGAATAAGAATTTAA